One genomic segment of Clostridia bacterium includes these proteins:
- a CDS encoding helix-turn-helix transcriptional regulator, translating into MYERMRNLREDKDLTQTQVAAYLNCSQRIYSNYERGDVDIPTGILIKLADLHNTSTDYLLNRTNRIKPYPKD; encoded by the coding sequence ATGTATGAAAGAATGCGGAATCTGCGGGAAGACAAGGATTTAACGCAGACACAGGTTGCGGCGTATCTCAATTGCAGCCAAAGGATTTACAGTAATTATGAACGCGGCGATGTGGATATACCTACCGGAATTTTAATCAAACTGGCGGACTTGCATAATACAAGCACGGATTATCTCTTGAACAGAACAAACAGGATAAAGCCCTATCCAAAAGACTGA
- a CDS encoding helix-turn-helix transcriptional regulator, with amino-acid sequence MKDNIFGNRIAHLRRNNSLSQIEFAKILNISNTTLSQYESGKRIPSDNIKIQIADYFNVSLDYLFGRTNIIDTADSILNKASSPSQLNTIYQDNDIPPEAAEEMIKFKDYLIHKYNKAKDK; translated from the coding sequence GTGAAAGACAACATATTTGGTAATAGAATTGCCCATCTCCGGCGGAATAACAGTCTTAGCCAGATTGAATTCGCCAAAATATTAAATATATCAAATACGACACTATCCCAATACGAGTCCGGTAAGAGAATCCCCAGTGACAACATTAAGATTCAGATCGCGGATTATTTTAACGTTTCCTTGGATTATCTCTTTGGCAGAACCAATATAATAGATACTGCCGACAGCATACTAAATAAAGCATCCAGCCCTTCACAGCTCAACACCATCTACCAAGACAACGATATTCCGCCGGAAGCTGCGGAAGAGATGATAAAATTCAAAGATTATTTAATTCACAAATATAATAAAGCTAAGGATAAGTAA
- a CDS encoding helix-turn-helix transcriptional regulator, with translation MKKSINEIRNERGITQSYIAGELGIAVSTYNMYEKGKRKVPEKIASGIARLLEIERDDIFLPATFAVSKTIEHCSKSSCFDKGDICCKYCEEMKCSFKCDDSKNRKCEYRY, from the coding sequence GTGAAAAAAAGTATAAATGAAATCAGAAACGAAAGGGGAATAACACAATCATATATTGCTGGAGAATTGGGGATTGCAGTATCAACCTACAATATGTATGAAAAGGGGAAAAGAAAAGTACCAGAGAAAATTGCTTCGGGGATTGCGCGGCTTCTTGAGATTGAAAGAGATGATATTTTTTTGCCCGCTACTTTTGCAGTTAGCAAAACTATTGAGCATTGTTCAAAATCTTCTTGCTTTGATAAAGGAGATATTTGCTGCAAATATTGTGAAGAAATGAAGTGCAGCTTTAAATGTGATGATTCAAAAAATAGGAAATGTGAATATCGATATTAA
- the mutT gene encoding 8-oxo-dGTP diphosphatase MutT, translated as MIDVTAAIIRNGDKVLICQRPRGKNCELLWEFPGGKIEPGETDEQCLIRECQEELGIIIKVLSLFSEVTFDYPQRTVHINFYICEIVDGTLQKKEHNDIRWASPDQFYKFDFCPADNEVISSIKNEILNL; from the coding sequence ATGATTGATGTGACTGCTGCAATAATTCGAAATGGCGACAAGGTCCTTATATGCCAAAGGCCAAGAGGTAAAAATTGTGAGCTTCTCTGGGAGTTTCCCGGAGGAAAAATTGAACCTGGCGAAACAGATGAGCAGTGCCTTATTAGGGAATGCCAGGAAGAATTGGGCATAATTATTAAGGTGCTCTCCTTATTCTCGGAGGTCACTTTTGATTATCCTCAGCGAACCGTTCACATAAACTTCTACATTTGCGAGATAGTTGATGGTACTCTTCAAAAGAAAGAACACAATGATATTCGGTGGGCATCACCAGATCAATTTTACAAATTTGATTTCTGCCCGGCGGACAACGAAGTAATATCAAGTATTAAAAACGAAATATTAAATCTGTAA
- a CDS encoding DUF2075 domain-containing protein: protein MARAYYDHSVGNFLHEDPNSILGILAANNQFDLNDLQRNTWQFEIDILKRSLMGLEDGYLIFEYTIPRIGRRIDNVLIIQGLVFLLEFKVGEHAFLRDGIYQVTDYALDLKDFHKESHQRTLVPILVATEAPDERPTVSMLKEGITNVLLCNQNNIRAAIDAVLHQMSDIPLDPIVWINSIYMPTPTIIEAAQALYHNHTVADISRNDASAINLSRTTKAINQIIDYSKSHGKKSICFITGVPGAGKTLAGLNIAIERQNTDATKNEYSVFLSGNGPLVDVLQEALARDEHQRTGISKTEALRKSKEFIQIIHHFRDEAISVNTPLINKVAIFDEAQRAWTKEMLSDFMKRKKGKPNFNMSEPQFLISIMDRNEDWAVIICLIGGGQEINTGEAGLLEWFDTLKAHYPKWDVYVSDQISDSEYSQGISVPELLTGMNYHVAKDLHLAVSLRSFRSENVAGFVKSLLDLDKEKTTALYLTLKEDYPIVITRDLETAKKWVKNMAKGTQRYGITASSGARRLKKYGVWVQSKVDAKNWFLNGFDDVRSSYFMEDTATEFDIQGLELDWTIICWDANFRYNGCEFEYYSFTGSAWHNINNVKNRNYLKNAYRVLLTRARQGFVIFVPEGDKNDETRQPEFYDGIYRYLKELGVKEI from the coding sequence ATGGCACGTGCGTATTATGACCATTCTGTGGGAAATTTTTTACATGAAGATCCCAACTCAATCTTGGGAATACTGGCGGCCAACAACCAGTTTGACTTGAACGATCTGCAACGGAACACATGGCAGTTTGAGATTGACATTCTTAAGCGGTCTCTGATGGGTCTGGAGGATGGCTATCTTATCTTTGAGTACACTATACCCCGAATTGGCCGCCGCATTGATAACGTTTTGATCATTCAGGGACTTGTTTTCTTGTTAGAATTCAAGGTTGGTGAACATGCTTTTCTTCGTGATGGTATCTACCAAGTCACAGACTATGCCCTTGATTTAAAGGACTTCCATAAGGAAAGTCATCAGCGAACATTGGTGCCTATCTTAGTAGCAACTGAAGCGCCAGATGAAAGGCCTACTGTTTCTATGCTGAAAGAAGGTATCACGAATGTACTGCTATGTAATCAAAACAACATACGGGCTGCGATTGACGCTGTACTTCATCAGATGTCAGATATCCCGCTCGATCCGATTGTCTGGATAAACTCTATTTATATGCCGACACCAACAATCATCGAAGCGGCTCAGGCGCTGTATCACAATCATACAGTTGCAGATATCTCCCGCAATGATGCCAGTGCAATTAATCTGTCCCGCACCACTAAAGCGATCAACCAAATAATTGACTACAGCAAAAGCCATGGTAAAAAGTCTATATGCTTTATCACTGGTGTACCCGGCGCAGGAAAAACTTTAGCGGGGCTGAACATTGCTATCGAGCGCCAAAATACTGATGCTACTAAAAACGAATATTCAGTTTTTCTTTCCGGGAATGGGCCATTGGTTGATGTATTGCAGGAAGCACTAGCTCGTGATGAACACCAACGAACTGGAATTAGCAAAACAGAAGCACTGCGCAAATCAAAGGAATTTATCCAGATCATACATCACTTCCGGGACGAAGCAATATCTGTAAATACCCCGCTAATTAATAAAGTTGCAATATTTGATGAAGCGCAACGTGCATGGACGAAAGAAATGCTGTCTGACTTCATGAAGAGGAAAAAGGGTAAGCCAAACTTCAATATGTCCGAACCTCAGTTTCTGATCAGCATTATGGACCGTAACGAAGATTGGGCAGTAATTATCTGTCTGATCGGTGGCGGTCAAGAAATCAACACAGGTGAAGCTGGGCTTCTGGAGTGGTTCGATACACTAAAGGCTCATTATCCAAAATGGGATGTTTATGTTTCCGACCAAATCTCCGATAGTGAGTATTCTCAGGGTATATCTGTCCCAGAATTGCTCACCGGTATGAATTATCATGTGGCTAAAGACTTGCATCTGGCCGTATCTTTACGGTCATTCCGCAGCGAAAACGTAGCTGGGTTTGTAAAGAGCTTACTCGATCTCGATAAAGAAAAAACAACTGCTTTATATCTAACGCTAAAAGAGGACTATCCAATAGTTATCACCCGAGACTTGGAAACCGCTAAAAAGTGGGTGAAAAACATGGCAAAGGGAACGCAACGCTATGGTATTACGGCCAGTTCTGGGGCACGACGGCTAAAAAAATATGGCGTTTGGGTCCAGAGTAAGGTTGATGCGAAAAACTGGTTTTTGAACGGTTTTGACGATGTGCGTTCTTCCTATTTCATGGAAGATACCGCTACCGAGTTTGACATTCAGGGATTGGAATTGGATTGGACTATCATCTGCTGGGATGCAAATTTTCGCTATAACGGTTGCGAATTTGAATATTATAGTTTCACCGGTTCTGCCTGGCATAATATCAACAATGTAAAAAATCGCAATTATCTCAAGAATGCTTATCGTGTACTACTCACCCGAGCTCGTCAAGGTTTTGTTATTTTCGTTCCAGAAGGCGATAAGAACGATGAGACTCGCCAGCCAGAGTTTTATGACGGGATTTATCGTTATCTTAAAGAACTGGGGGTGAAAGAGATATGA
- a CDS encoding helix-turn-helix transcriptional regulator — protein MNVKEAVAKRIVELCEQSKIAINTLGINAGVSPSTIYSMLNNKSQNPGVVSIKKICDGLDISLREFFDSPLFDNLEQEIK, from the coding sequence ATGAATGTAAAAGAAGCTGTTGCAAAAAGAATTGTTGAACTCTGTGAACAGAGCAAAATTGCCATAAACACCTTAGGCATAAATGCAGGGGTTTCGCCGTCAACAATTTACAGCATGCTGAACAATAAGAGCCAAAACCCCGGTGTTGTTTCAATTAAGAAAATCTGCGATGGTTTGGATATTTCATTACGCGAATTCTTTGATTCCCCTCTGTTTGATAATCTTGAGCAAGAGATCAAATAG
- a CDS encoding NAD(P)H-dependent oxidoreductase: MVVYATPIYWSSVSTQLKAFMDRCYALGSIKDSFKGKKAALLITYGGELPNKGPALVKTISVRCKGY, translated from the coding sequence GTGGTAGTATACGCAACTCCAATCTATTGGTCGAGCGTTTCCACCCAGCTGAAAGCATTTATGGATAGATGCTATGCATTAGGCTCGATAAAAGATAGCTTTAAAGGTAAAAAAGCAGCCCTCCTAATAACCTATGGAGGCGAACTGCCTAACAAAGGCCCTGCTCTTGTAAAGACCATAAGTGTCAGGTGCAAAGGTTATTAG
- a CDS encoding ATP-binding protein, whose product MLAIKQNLYYNLTKKHQLCITAVVVPGTQMGETGIDGERFIANKRIEGIISQMLDEAMYFVKRNMREKTIIDENGKRNDKPEYPVKAVREAVLNALMHRDYSIHTEGTPVRIIIYSDRMEIINEGGLYGKLTIDSLGKIHTDTRNQTLTNILEILKIAENRYSGIPTIRMEMQEHNLPEPIFENKRGSFIVTLKNRMETQIESGMVRTGDIQSDLLKFCITPKTREEIAKFVGRTQYYTMKTLVMPLVEQSLLKLTIPNKPKSRNQKYFS is encoded by the coding sequence ATGCTTGCAATTAAGCAAAATTTATATTATAACTTAACAAAAAAACATCAGCTTTGTATTACAGCGGTAGTTGTACCCGGTACTCAAATGGGAGAAACCGGCATTGATGGCGAACGTTTTATTGCCAATAAGCGTATTGAGGGGATAATAAGCCAAATGCTTGACGAAGCTATGTACTTTGTGAAACGAAATATGCGTGAGAAAACAATAATTGATGAAAATGGCAAACGAAATGATAAGCCTGAATATCCTGTAAAGGCTGTTAGAGAAGCGGTGCTTAACGCTTTAATGCATAGGGATTACAGTATTCACACAGAGGGTACCCCTGTAAGAATAATCATATATAGCGACCGTATGGAAATCATAAATGAAGGCGGATTATATGGGAAGCTCACTATTGACAGCCTTGGGAAAATTCATACGGATACACGAAATCAAACTTTAACCAACATACTTGAAATTCTGAAAATTGCTGAGAACAGATACTCTGGCATCCCTACCATTCGTATGGAGATGCAGGAGCATAATCTTCCTGAGCCTATTTTTGAAAATAAAAGAGGCAGCTTTATTGTTACTTTAAAGAATAGAATGGAAACACAAATTGAAAGCGGTATGGTAAGAACAGGAGATATACAATCAGATTTATTGAAGTTTTGCATAACTCCCAAAACTCGTGAAGAAATAGCTAAATTTGTAGGTCGGACACAATACTATACTATGAAAACCCTTGTTATGCCGTTAGTAGAACAAAGTTTGCTTAAATTAACAATACCGAATAAGCCGAAAAGCAGAAATCAGAAGTATTTTTCTTAG
- a CDS encoding ABC transporter ATP-binding protein, with product MLKIVDLEVAYGQMEVLKKVSLEVRKGELVSVIGPNGAGKSTLIKTIMGLKEAKSGQILLEGKDILGLPAWKRAEMGVGYVPEGRRVFGNLTVEENLRVGCYRLSDAKKVQPNIRKVYELFPRLEERRNQLARTMSGGEQQMLAIGRALVLEPRLLLIDEVSMGLMPIMVQTCFKIIKDLNNQGITVMVVEQNANKALKIAHRGYVLETGNIVLEDTAENLRMNDVVQKAYLGN from the coding sequence ATGCTGAAAATCGTAGATCTGGAAGTTGCATATGGCCAGATGGAAGTTTTGAAAAAGGTCAGTCTTGAAGTCAGAAAGGGAGAGTTGGTCAGCGTAATCGGTCCCAACGGTGCCGGTAAGAGCACCTTGATCAAGACTATCATGGGCCTCAAAGAAGCAAAGTCCGGGCAGATTTTACTGGAAGGCAAGGATATCCTCGGCTTACCGGCATGGAAACGCGCTGAAATGGGCGTAGGCTATGTGCCGGAAGGTCGACGCGTCTTCGGGAACCTCACTGTGGAGGAAAACCTGCGCGTGGGCTGCTACCGTCTATCTGACGCCAAGAAGGTACAGCCGAATATCCGAAAGGTATATGAGCTGTTCCCTCGCCTAGAAGAGCGCCGCAACCAATTGGCACGTACTATGAGCGGCGGCGAACAGCAGATGCTGGCCATCGGTCGAGCTCTGGTACTGGAACCGCGCCTGCTGCTGATTGACGAGGTCTCCATGGGCTTGATGCCAATCATGGTCCAGACTTGCTTCAAAATCATCAAGGACCTGAACAATCAGGGCATCACAGTAATGGTTGTGGAGCAGAATGCCAACAAAGCGCTGAAGATCGCGCACCGGGGCTACGTCCTCGAGACCGGCAACATCGTGCTGGAAGATACCGCGGAAAACCTCCGTATGAACGATGTAGTGCAAAAGGCATATCTGGGCAATTAA
- a CDS encoding ABC transporter ATP-binding protein, with the protein MREILRVEGLKMYFGGLKAVDNLNMSVFEHETLGIIGPNGAGKTTLFNSICGVYKLTDGKVILNGQEVQSSPPYEMARKGIARTFQISKPLHDLTILDNVVAASGIHEYTGVRSFFKKSHTKAVVEKAEAVMELVGLTEIANKKARDVSLGYLRRLEIARVLITDPQLIMLDEPCAGLSNFAINEITELILKLKAQGQTIILIEHNLPLTMKVCDRILVLNYGQKIAEGSPAEVQQDKKVIEAYLGEEDDDQC; encoded by the coding sequence ATGCGTGAGATCCTGCGAGTAGAAGGTCTGAAAATGTATTTCGGCGGCCTAAAGGCGGTTGATAACCTTAATATGTCAGTCTTCGAGCATGAGACCCTCGGTATTATCGGCCCTAACGGCGCCGGTAAGACCACCCTTTTCAACTCCATCTGCGGCGTATACAAGCTTACAGATGGCAAGGTCATTCTGAATGGACAGGAGGTGCAGAGCTCTCCACCTTATGAGATGGCGCGCAAGGGCATAGCGCGAACCTTCCAGATTAGCAAACCCTTGCACGACCTGACAATACTCGATAACGTAGTCGCCGCCTCCGGAATCCACGAATATACCGGTGTACGTTCCTTTTTCAAAAAAAGCCACACCAAAGCAGTAGTGGAAAAGGCGGAAGCCGTGATGGAGCTGGTCGGTCTCACTGAGATCGCCAATAAAAAAGCCCGAGATGTCAGCCTCGGCTATCTGCGCCGGCTGGAGATTGCCCGGGTGCTGATTACAGACCCGCAGCTCATCATGCTGGATGAACCCTGCGCCGGTCTCTCCAATTTCGCCATCAACGAGATCACAGAGCTGATCCTCAAGCTGAAAGCACAAGGCCAGACCATAATCCTGATTGAGCACAATCTTCCCCTCACCATGAAGGTATGTGACAGAATCCTGGTCCTGAACTACGGGCAAAAGATCGCTGAAGGCTCACCGGCAGAAGTACAACAGGACAAAAAGGTGATTGAGGCGTATTTAGGAGAGGAGGATGATGACCAATGCTGA
- a CDS encoding branched-chain amino acid ABC transporter permease, translating into MGNYITTVAVNIAVFSLLALSLNIIIGYAGQSMMGHAAFFGIGAYTAAILTNAGVNFWLALPVAMLVTGALGAILGVISLRLRDDFLAITTIGINFVMVALFQNMEIFGGSLGMAVKTPYFFGNKMTPTHFLVLLIILIVLVCMLIRKMNNSWFGLALASLRGDEGAALSFGVNISHYKVLTFILGTAIAGLTGGIYAHRMTFIFSSNFAFVISISVISMVVVGGVGTIRGPLIGAILLGAAPELLRFAADYRMILYGGVIVLMMRFQPQGLLGEDSFLLRKYNQLITIILKRKGGESHA; encoded by the coding sequence ATGGGTAATTATATAACGACAGTTGCAGTCAACATTGCAGTATTTTCGCTGCTGGCCCTGAGCCTGAACATCATCATCGGCTATGCCGGTCAATCGATGATGGGCCATGCCGCCTTCTTTGGCATCGGTGCCTATACAGCCGCTATCTTAACCAATGCTGGTGTCAATTTCTGGCTGGCGCTGCCAGTGGCGATGCTTGTCACCGGAGCACTGGGCGCCATCCTCGGTGTAATAAGTCTCCGTTTGCGTGATGACTTCCTGGCCATCACCACTATCGGCATAAACTTTGTCATGGTAGCTTTATTTCAGAATATGGAGATCTTTGGCGGTTCCCTGGGTATGGCGGTCAAAACACCCTATTTCTTCGGAAATAAGATGACACCCACCCATTTCCTGGTACTGCTGATAATCCTGATTGTGCTGGTATGCATGCTGATCCGTAAGATGAACAATTCCTGGTTCGGTCTGGCGCTGGCCAGCCTGCGCGGCGATGAAGGCGCAGCGCTCTCCTTCGGCGTCAATATCAGCCATTATAAGGTCCTTACTTTCATCCTCGGCACGGCTATCGCCGGCCTCACTGGCGGAATATATGCGCACCGCATGACCTTTATTTTCTCAAGCAATTTTGCCTTTGTCATATCCATCAGTGTCATCTCCATGGTAGTGGTGGGCGGCGTCGGAACCATCCGTGGCCCATTGATCGGAGCGATACTGCTTGGCGCGGCACCAGAGCTTCTGCGCTTTGCCGCCGATTACCGCATGATTCTGTACGGAGGTGTCATTGTTCTGATGATGCGTTTCCAGCCACAGGGGCTGCTCGGAGAAGACAGCTTCCTGCTGCGCAAATATAACCAACTTATAACCATAATACTCAAAAGGAAGGGCGGTGAATCACATGCGTGA
- a CDS encoding branched-chain amino acid ABC transporter permease: MFLQQLLNGIMIGSVYALTAMGATLIYGILRILDVANAGAYVAGAYIGWFIYFKTGSLVLAFLLSMAITGLIGVLLHRYIYAPILSKPRILPIVPLVASVGLFTLSGDLARLIAGPGTKAYNIDFGTDVIKIGKLTVVPAWILIIVLTTLLFTVLWLVLNKTKLGLAWRATAEDSDIAQAMGVNTNSAMALSYILGYGFAAAAGIMVGILYNSITPALGEVPSYKMLSIIVLGGLGSPVGTVIAGLFIGLAETMLSAYDLTFIPKDSVAFIVLILVLLIKPSGLISKGNKI; the protein is encoded by the coding sequence ATGTTTTTACAGCAATTACTTAACGGCATTATGATAGGCAGCGTGTATGCCCTGACCGCAATGGGTGCGACACTTATATACGGTATCCTGCGCATCCTGGATGTCGCTAATGCCGGTGCATATGTAGCCGGAGCTTATATTGGCTGGTTCATCTACTTCAAGACAGGCAGCTTGGTTCTGGCCTTTCTTCTCTCCATGGCGATTACCGGTCTGATTGGAGTACTGCTGCACAGATATATTTATGCACCGATCTTAAGCAAGCCGCGCATACTGCCTATCGTACCACTGGTTGCCAGCGTTGGACTATTTACACTCTCCGGAGACCTGGCTCGTCTGATCGCAGGCCCGGGAACGAAGGCTTATAATATTGATTTTGGCACCGACGTAATCAAAATCGGAAAGCTGACGGTCGTACCTGCGTGGATTCTGATAATCGTTCTGACCACGCTCCTCTTCACCGTGTTATGGCTAGTCCTCAACAAGACCAAACTTGGTCTGGCCTGGCGTGCCACGGCGGAGGACTCCGATATTGCACAGGCTATGGGTGTTAATACCAACTCCGCTATGGCCCTGAGCTACATCCTTGGATACGGCTTTGCCGCCGCTGCCGGCATCATGGTTGGTATACTTTACAATTCGATCACACCGGCATTGGGCGAGGTTCCCTCATACAAGATGCTGTCTATAATTGTCCTTGGCGGTCTGGGAAGCCCGGTAGGTACAGTAATCGCAGGATTGTTCATTGGTCTGGCAGAAACGATGCTTTCCGCATACGACCTCACTTTCATCCCCAAGGACTCCGTTGCATTCATCGTCTTGATTCTGGTCTTGCTTATCAAGCCCTCCGGTTTGATCAGCAAGGGCAATAAAATATAA
- a CDS encoding ABC transporter substrate-binding protein yields the protein MKKLLVLLLSLSMIIAFTACSPNNTPVTSEPGATEKPANTEPIKIGFFAPVTSPAASADGLSAENSAKLAVKLVNEAGGINGRKVELVNYDDGLDTTQAVSIAEKLTTKDGVVAVVSGSYSGPTRVAAPIIQNAGKVMVSAYAVHPDVVKAGDFIFSQSFPGKVQGKAGAEFAVKTLGAKKIAIIAVDLDFGTELSNTFTAHAEANGAKVVSLDKVAISDNEFTAIITKLKEKVQPDLIYIANYYAHAAEIVKQCKLQGLDVPILGTEGADSWQFLLTAGEHANGVYLTTNMNRDDVSETTQKYITRYREEYKLEPDMVGASAYDAFQVIFEAIRQVGTDDPAAMRDTIAGLKDFTTVTGKLIKYTEKHEAVKAVQIQQVTDGKFKSYGEITDLEIITPVAK from the coding sequence ATGAAAAAATTATTAGTTCTGTTACTGTCACTGTCGATGATCATCGCCTTTACTGCATGCTCACCGAATAATACACCGGTGACTTCCGAGCCTGGCGCTACGGAAAAACCAGCCAACACCGAACCGATCAAGATAGGTTTCTTTGCACCCGTAACCTCACCTGCCGCTTCTGCTGATGGTCTCTCTGCGGAAAACTCCGCGAAGCTCGCTGTCAAGCTGGTTAATGAAGCCGGAGGCATCAACGGACGCAAGGTAGAACTGGTAAATTACGACGATGGTCTCGACACCACTCAGGCTGTCAGCATCGCTGAAAAGCTTACCACCAAGGATGGCGTTGTCGCCGTGGTCAGTGGCAGCTACAGCGGTCCGACCCGTGTTGCAGCTCCGATTATCCAAAACGCAGGTAAAGTTATGGTCTCAGCTTACGCAGTTCATCCTGACGTTGTAAAAGCTGGTGACTTCATTTTCTCCCAGTCCTTCCCGGGTAAGGTTCAGGGCAAGGCCGGCGCTGAATTCGCCGTCAAAACTTTGGGTGCTAAGAAAATTGCCATCATCGCTGTGGACCTGGACTTCGGCACCGAGCTTTCTAATACCTTCACCGCTCATGCTGAAGCTAACGGCGCAAAGGTTGTTTCTTTAGACAAGGTAGCCATTTCCGACAACGAATTTACTGCCATCATAACCAAGCTGAAAGAGAAAGTTCAGCCAGACCTCATATATATTGCCAACTACTATGCCCATGCGGCAGAAATTGTTAAACAGTGCAAATTGCAGGGTCTGGATGTTCCGATACTCGGAACCGAAGGTGCTGACTCCTGGCAGTTCCTACTCACCGCAGGCGAACATGCCAACGGTGTATACCTAACTACCAACATGAACCGTGATGACGTTTCTGAAACTACACAGAAATACATCACCCGCTACAGAGAAGAATATAAACTTGAACCTGACATGGTAGGCGCTTCCGCTTATGATGCATTCCAGGTAATCTTCGAAGCCATCCGTCAAGTTGGCACCGATGATCCCGCCGCTATGCGTGACACCATTGCAGGTTTGAAAGACTTTACCACCGTCACCGGCAAGCTGATCAAATACACCGAAAAGCACGAAGCTGTCAAGGCTGTCCAGATTCAGCAGGTTACAGATGGTAAATTCAAATCTTACGGTGAGATCACCGATTTGGAAATCATTACCCCCGTTGCAAAGTAG
- a CDS encoding flavodoxin family protein has protein sequence MKVLALLGSPKKNGNTSLLLNEYLRGIKDSNKDAEVTKVFLQEKNIHGCSACEVCHNVNIGKCAIKDDMQELYPLFRQADMVIYATPIYWWSVSAQLKAFMDRCYALGSIKDSFTGKKAALLMTYGGELPNKGPELVKTTFEEICDYKEMDLVDVYSVCTDDYMPAGENAKALKDVYGMGLKV, from the coding sequence ATGAAAGTACTGGCGCTGCTTGGAAGCCCAAAAAAGAATGGCAACACCAGCTTATTGTTGAATGAATATCTTAGAGGAATAAAAGATTCTAATAAGGATGCAGAAGTCACAAAGGTTTTCCTGCAAGAAAAAAACATCCACGGCTGTTCTGCATGTGAAGTTTGCCACAATGTTAACATAGGCAAATGTGCAATAAAGGACGATATGCAGGAGCTCTACCCCCTCTTCCGCCAAGCAGATATGGTAATCTATGCGACTCCAATATACTGGTGGAGCGTTTCTGCCCAGCTTAAAGCATTCATGGATAGATGCTATGCATTAGGCTCGATCAAAGATAGCTTTACCGGCAAAAAAGCAGCCCTCCTTATGACATATGGAGGCGAACTGCCAAACAAAGGCCCTGAGCTTGTCAAGACAACCTTTGAAGAAATCTGCGATTATAAGGAAATGGACCTGGTAGATGTGTATAGCGTTTGTACTGACGACTATATGCCAGCAGGAGAGAATGCTAAGGCTCTTAAGGATGTATATGGGATGGGTTTGAAGGTTTAG
- a CDS encoding helix-turn-helix transcriptional regulator: protein MEFGERLRDLREEKDITRYALANMLNVSYSTISKYEINIRFPDKEALIKMADYFDVSIDYLLCRSNIRETAEKILNKSKEKFLIRSPENTYSTDEDLSPEAIEEIEKFKEFVQHKYGKK, encoded by the coding sequence ATGGAATTTGGTGAGCGACTGAGAGATTTAAGAGAAGAGAAAGACATAACAAGGTATGCCCTTGCGAATATGTTAAACGTATCATACTCAACCATATCAAAATATGAGATCAATATCAGATTTCCTGATAAAGAAGCATTGATAAAAATGGCCGATTATTTTGACGTGTCCATCGATTATTTATTATGCAGAAGCAATATCCGAGAAACAGCAGAAAAGATCCTTAATAAGTCCAAGGAGAAATTCTTAATCCGCTCCCCAGAGAACACATATAGCACCGATGAGGACTTATCCCCCGAGGCTATCGAAGAGATTGAGAAATTCAAGGAATTTGTACAGCATAAGTATGGGAAGAAGTAA